In Streptococcus pneumoniae, the sequence ACAAGTCGAGTTTTATAAGAATTTTAAGGCTCAACAATCTACAAAAGCGATTGGGGAAAGCCTAGAACAGTATGCAGAGAGTGAGTTTAACAAGGTTCGTAGTTTCGCCTTTCCAAATGCTTACTTTGAGAAGGATAACAAGGTCTCTTCGCGTGGGTCTAAAGGGGACTTTATCTTCCGTGAGTGTGATGAAAATGGAGTTGAAATCATTTCTATCATGTTTGAGATGAAAAATGAAGCGGACGGAACAGAGAAGAAGCACAAGAATGCAGATTTTTACAAGGAATTGGACAAGGACCGTCGGGAGAAGAACTGTGAGTATGCCGTTTTGGTGACCATGCTTGAGGCTGATAATGACTACTTTAACACAGGGATTGTTGACGTCAGTCACGAGTATGAAAAAATGTATGTTGTTCGTCCTCAATTCTTTATCCAATTGATTGGTCTCTTACGTAATGCGGCGCTAAATTCCCTAAAATACAAGCAGGAGTTGGCCTTGGTTCGCGAGCAAAATATTGACATTACGCATTTTGAGGAAGATTTGGATGCCTTTAAGCTAGCTTTTGCTAAGAACTATAATTCAGCTTCGACTAACTTTGGAAAAGCTATTGATGAAATCGACAAGGCCATCAAACGCATGGAAGAGGTTAAGAAATTCCTGACTACATCTGAAAACCAACTCCGTCTAGCTAACAACAAATTGGAAGATGTCTCTGTTAAAAAATTGACCCGGAAAAATCCAACAATGAAAGCGAAGTTCGAAGCACTGAAGGGGGAGTAGAAAGCAAAAATGAACGGTATTATCAACTTAAAAAAAGAAGCAGGAATGACCTCGCATGATGCGGTTTTTAAACTGCGTAAGATTTTGGGAACCAAGAAAATTGGTCATGGTGGAACCTTGGATCCGGATGTGGTGGGTGTTTTGCCGATTGCGGTTGGCAAGGCGACACGCATGGCCGAGTTTATGCAGGACGAGGGTAAGATCTATGAGGGGGAAATTACTCTGGGTTATTCCACGACGACTGAGGATGCTAGTGGGGAAGTGATCGCAGAAACCCCTGTTTTGTCTCCCTTGGATGAAAAGCTTGTTGATGAAGCGATTGCTAGCTTGACTGGGCCTATTACCCAGATTCCCCCTATGTATTCGGCAGTTAAGGTTAATGGTCGCAAGCTCTATGAGTATGCGCGTGCTGGTCAGGAAGTGGAGCGTCCAGAACGTCAGGTGACCATTTATCAATTTGAGCGAACAAGTCCGATTTCTTATGATGGCCAACTTGCCCGATTCACTTTTCGTGTAAAATGCAGTAAAGGGACTTACATCCGTACTTTGTCAGTTGATTTGGGTGAAAAGCTTGGTTATGCGGCTCATATGTCCCATTTGACTCGTACTAGTGCTGCTGGCTTACAATTAGAAGACGCTCTTGCCTTGGAGGAAATTGCTGAAAAAGTAGAGGCTGGGCAATTAGATTTTCTCCATCCTTTAGAGATTGGGACAGGTGACCTTGTCAAAGTTTTCCTAACTCCAGAAGAGGCTACAGAAGTTCGCTTTGGTCGTTTTATTGAGCTAGACCAAACGGACAAAGAACTGGCTGCCTTTGAAGATGATAAATTGTTAGCCATTCTAGAAAAACGGGGCAATCTCTATAAGCCAAGGAAGGTTTTTAGCTAGATCGTTTAGGAATAAAAATCGGGTGATAGATAACAATTGCTTGCTAAAACCCCATACTAATAGTAGAATGGTTTTGGGAATTATAATATTCC encodes:
- a CDS encoding DUF2130 domain-containing protein; its protein translation is MNEIKCPNCGEVFTVNESQYAELLSQVRTAEFDKELHDRMRQELALAEQKAMNEQQTKLAQKDQEIAQLQSQIQNFDTEKELAKKEVEQTSHQALLAKDKEVQALENQLATLRLEHENQLQKTLSDLEKERNQVKNQLLLQEKENELSLASVKQNYEAQLKAASEQVEFYKNFKAQQSTKAIGESLEQYAESEFNKVRSFAFPNAYFEKDNKVSSRGSKGDFIFRECDENGVEIISIMFEMKNEADGTEKKHKNADFYKELDKDRREKNCEYAVLVTMLEADNDYFNTGIVDVSHEYEKMYVVRPQFFIQLIGLLRNAALNSLKYKQELALVREQNIDITHFEEDLDAFKLAFAKNYNSASTNFGKAIDEIDKAIKRMEEVKKFLTTSENQLRLANNKLEDVSVKKLTRKNPTMKAKFEALKGE
- the truB gene encoding tRNA pseudouridine(55) synthase TruB — protein: MNGIINLKKEAGMTSHDAVFKLRKILGTKKIGHGGTLDPDVVGVLPIAVGKATRMAEFMQDEGKIYEGEITLGYSTTTEDASGEVIAETPVLSPLDEKLVDEAIASLTGPITQIPPMYSAVKVNGRKLYEYARAGQEVERPERQVTIYQFERTSPISYDGQLARFTFRVKCSKGTYIRTLSVDLGEKLGYAAHMSHLTRTSAAGLQLEDALALEEIAEKVEAGQLDFLHPLEIGTGDLVKVFLTPEEATEVRFGRFIELDQTDKELAAFEDDKLLAILEKRGNLYKPRKVFS